A single Parvularculales bacterium DNA region contains:
- a CDS encoding DEAD/DEAH box helicase: protein MINIAINNHKLIVKDETLKLFNWEHRTFFIVLLDFEEDKEQCQYSLSDKNNFSEVIKDVVLYFEEENEKYEVDENVQKIISKIKKQEEDFNQAKSNIDKNVSVSLTDSFKRQLKPYQEEGVKHFLKISNGANFSVPGSGKTTMVYAYYNQLKLQQVVEKIFVVGPYSSFMPWEEESKECFGHKLKTVRLSGNNRERSYFQSTNYELFLCGYQTVVNDLRSIISLCEQHKFLLVVDESHNIKNINGVWANALLEIAPYAERRVILSGTPMPHGYIDLWSQMTFLWPDNKILHVKAVYQNRCKDENQQERIKEDIRPFFYRVKKSDLRLPKQNFTREKYELKPIQAQIYSALSKKLISDLDLQIEDRMKLRQWRKAKIVRLLQVASNPALLNKYSDEFEIPALSADGTSLIDLIDKYSKFEEPAKFDIAISLVKKLLSEDRKVLLWTSFVHNIKMLQIKCNEQNIPYYSIYGAIPKDDSADVYFNREKQIRSFKKTNTPSLLIANPAACAESISLHTVCNNAIYLDRTFNCGQFLQSLDRIHRIGLKDQANYHILIAKSTIDETIDRRLEEKEEAMRNLLEDDVPLGDYEEQEDVTTEDFEATVADIISQGQK, encoded by the coding sequence ATGATAAACATAGCGATTAATAATCATAAATTAATAGTCAAAGATGAGACACTGAAGCTTTTTAATTGGGAGCATCGTACTTTTTTTATCGTATTATTAGATTTTGAAGAAGATAAAGAACAATGCCAGTATTCTTTATCTGATAAAAATAATTTTTCAGAAGTAATTAAGGACGTAGTACTTTATTTTGAGGAAGAAAATGAAAAGTATGAAGTTGATGAAAACGTCCAAAAAATAATATCAAAAATAAAGAAGCAAGAGGAAGATTTTAATCAAGCTAAATCTAATATAGATAAAAACGTTTCTGTATCTCTCACTGACTCATTTAAAAGACAATTAAAACCTTATCAGGAAGAAGGTGTGAAGCACTTTCTGAAGATAAGTAATGGGGCGAATTTTTCTGTTCCCGGAAGCGGTAAAACTACTATGGTTTACGCTTACTATAATCAATTAAAACTACAACAAGTTGTAGAAAAAATATTTGTTGTTGGGCCGTATAGTAGCTTCATGCCATGGGAAGAAGAGTCGAAGGAATGTTTCGGTCATAAACTGAAAACGGTTAGATTATCAGGCAACAATCGAGAAAGATCTTACTTTCAATCGACAAATTATGAATTATTTTTATGCGGTTATCAAACGGTAGTTAATGATTTGCGTTCAATTATTTCACTGTGCGAACAGCATAAATTCTTACTAGTCGTAGATGAGTCACATAACATAAAAAATATTAATGGTGTATGGGCAAATGCTTTACTTGAAATAGCACCTTATGCAGAAAGGCGAGTTATACTATCTGGTACACCCATGCCCCATGGTTACATTGATTTATGGTCGCAAATGACTTTTCTATGGCCGGATAATAAAATTTTACACGTAAAAGCGGTGTATCAAAATCGTTGTAAAGATGAAAATCAACAAGAAAGAATTAAAGAAGATATTAGGCCCTTTTTTTATAGGGTTAAAAAATCAGATTTAAGACTCCCGAAACAAAACTTCACTAGAGAAAAATACGAATTAAAACCTATACAAGCGCAAATATATTCTGCTTTATCAAAAAAATTGATATCCGATCTAGATTTGCAAATTGAAGATAGAATGAAGCTGAGGCAATGGAGAAAAGCAAAAATAGTGCGCTTGTTACAAGTGGCCTCAAATCCAGCACTACTTAATAAATATTCAGATGAATTTGAAATTCCAGCTTTATCAGCGGACGGCACATCATTGATAGATTTAATAGATAAATATTCAAAATTTGAAGAGCCAGCAAAATTTGATATAGCGATATCTCTCGTTAAAAAACTATTATCTGAAGATAGAAAAGTGCTTTTGTGGACCAGCTTTGTACATAATATAAAAATGCTTCAGATAAAATGTAACGAGCAGAACATTCCTTATTATTCTATCTACGGAGCTATTCCAAAAGATGATAGTGCTGATGTATACTTTAATAGAGAAAAACAAATTCGGTCATTTAAAAAAACAAATACACCATCTTTGTTAATTGCAAATCCCGCTGCATGCGCAGAATCAATTTCTCTGCATACGGTTTGTAATAATGCAATTTATCTTGATAGAACTTTCAACTGTGGGCAGTTTCTTCAATCATTAGACAGAATTCACAGAATAGGTCTTAAAGATCAGGCCAATTATCATATTTTAATAGCTAAATCGACAATAGACGAAACTATTGACCGCAGACTTGAAGAAAAAGAAGAAGCCATGAGAAACCTTCTAGAGGACGATGTGCCACTGGGAGATTATGAGGAACAAGAAGACGTTACGACAGAAGATTTTGAAGCAACTGTTGCAGATATTATATCTCAAGGCCAAAAATGA
- a CDS encoding DUF3883 domain-containing protein, whose translation MIESLVRQCQLVAVGGQIGDYPLIIKQCHHCGLVQIKDDQVAISVLGDQFLKENNQKHFEINESQKQLIVKKIVFHGPWSSYARPILEQFSLNHNRATYELSIVDKPLTTTHETIVHFFIFLGLLYQKDNHLIVVNKKYARLVYELTADRKAVTEQQLERNLMENKKLGAQAEVAVVQFEKERLIKLGNKMQAELVRRISIINEAAGYDVESFDGDSDNIFANRLIEVKASREDKVRFYWTKNERNVAEAKGDTYWIYMLKNFEEGCSNISPIMIQNPNHLIEQQNEYFSMEPCKFLIQAEPNVALKEHTQNELKWYQVG comes from the coding sequence TTGATTGAATCTCTTGTTAGGCAATGCCAATTGGTAGCTGTTGGTGGGCAAATAGGTGATTACCCATTAATTATAAAACAATGTCATCATTGTGGGCTTGTACAGATAAAAGATGATCAGGTAGCCATTTCTGTTTTAGGTGATCAATTTTTAAAAGAAAACAATCAAAAACATTTTGAAATTAACGAATCTCAAAAACAGCTAATTGTAAAAAAAATAGTATTTCATGGGCCATGGAGTTCATATGCAAGACCAATTCTTGAACAATTTTCTTTAAATCACAACAGAGCCACTTATGAACTATCAATTGTTGATAAACCATTAACAACAACACATGAAACAATCGTTCATTTCTTTATTTTTTTGGGGCTTTTATATCAAAAAGACAACCATTTGATTGTAGTCAATAAAAAGTATGCACGTTTGGTTTATGAATTAACTGCTGATAGGAAAGCGGTGACCGAGCAACAACTCGAAAGAAATTTAATGGAAAATAAGAAACTGGGCGCACAGGCTGAAGTAGCAGTCGTACAATTTGAAAAAGAGAGATTAATAAAACTAGGAAATAAGATGCAAGCAGAACTTGTGCGACGCATCAGTATAATAAACGAGGCTGCCGGTTATGATGTGGAATCATTCGATGGTGATTCGGATAATATATTTGCTAATCGCTTAATTGAAGTCAAAGCTAGCCGCGAAGACAAAGTTCGTTTTTATTGGACGAAGAATGAGAGAAACGTTGCCGAAGCAAAGGGTGATACATATTGGATATATATGTTAAAAAATTTTGAGGAAGGATGTTCGAATATATCACCTATAATGATTCAAAATCCTAATCATTTAATTGAACAACAGAATGAATACTTTTCCATGGAACCCTGTAAGTTTTTGATTCAAGCAGAACCCAATGTTGCTCTGAAAGAACATACTCAAAATGAGTTAAAGTGGTATCAAGTAGGTTGA
- a CDS encoding DNA methyltransferase — translation MKPKALNKIYVGECEVLLPDTRLFPDRSVNLIVTSPPYAEKRKISYGGVRESEYVEWFLPIAKELHRILKDDGSFILNIKEHPKNGERCTYVLELVLELKKQGWFWIEEYCWVKKNAFPGKWQNRFRDSWERCFHFAKNRKFRMYQDQVKVPIGDWADKRFKSMTEADFVRRVSKNNSHLARNVSNWLNKKKVNPSNVLIFEEEHRLYLSNVVETAVSKSLINHSAIFPIELPTWFITLFTKEGDVILDPFMGSGSTAAASLLLQRRFLGTELFPKYAKAANKHIKEIETEVLKKHQYKDKIWKLAKPIRGKDPEIYRQDPYGNELRYDSYGKNSKKGWVIDHIKPVARGGSEAIRNLQALKTSVNLAKGDSLNKKSRHNQ, via the coding sequence ATGAAGCCAAAAGCATTAAATAAAATATACGTTGGTGAATGTGAAGTACTTTTACCTGACACAAGGTTATTTCCGGATAGAAGTGTGAATTTAATAGTCACATCTCCTCCATATGCTGAAAAAAGAAAGATCTCCTATGGGGGTGTACGCGAGAGTGAATATGTTGAATGGTTTTTACCAATTGCAAAAGAACTCCACAGAATTTTGAAGGATGATGGATCATTTATATTGAATATAAAAGAGCATCCTAAAAATGGAGAGAGGTGCACTTATGTTTTGGAACTCGTGTTAGAGTTAAAAAAACAGGGCTGGTTCTGGATTGAAGAATATTGCTGGGTTAAAAAAAACGCTTTCCCAGGCAAATGGCAAAACAGGTTCAGGGATTCTTGGGAACGGTGCTTTCATTTTGCAAAAAACAGAAAATTCAGGATGTATCAGGATCAGGTAAAAGTACCGATAGGTGATTGGGCAGATAAAAGATTCAAATCAATGACTGAAGCTGATTTTGTTCGTCGTGTGTCTAAAAATAATAGCCATTTAGCACGCAATGTTTCAAATTGGTTGAATAAGAAAAAAGTTAATCCTTCAAATGTTTTGATATTTGAAGAGGAGCATAGGTTATATTTAAGCAATGTAGTTGAAACTGCTGTTTCAAAATCACTGATAAATCATAGTGCAATTTTTCCTATTGAGTTGCCCACGTGGTTTATCACCCTGTTTACAAAAGAGGGTGATGTAATTTTGGATCCGTTTATGGGCTCGGGCTCAACTGCTGCGGCGTCTTTACTACTTCAAAGAAGGTTCCTAGGCACGGAATTATTTCCCAAGTATGCGAAAGCGGCAAACAAACATATAAAAGAGATAGAAACTGAAGTATTAAAAAAACACCAATACAAAGATAAGATTTGGAAACTAGCCAAGCCGATACGTGGCAAGGACCCGGAAATATATCGTCAGGATCCTTATGGCAATGAGCTTCGCTATGACAGCTATGGTAAGAACAGTAAAAAGGGTTGGGTAATTGACCATATCAAACCGGTAGCCAGAGGAGGTAGCGAAGCCATCCGGAATCTACAAGCCCTGAAAACATCAGTAAACCTAGCTAAGGGTGATTCCCTAAACAAGAAAAGCCGTCATAATCAGTAA
- a CDS encoding IS1595 family transposase: MIYQEYVNSPGRAHRKGIGMVSAVKKFGDPVKAADWLADLRWPEERHCPYCGGPETSTATHKSMPYWCKDCRKYFSLKTGTLMASSRVPVEKWTLLAYNFMTNLKSISAMKIHRDLEVREATAWHMLHRMMEGFVYDDVPEEFATGTEFQVDECYIGGLEANKHRIDRIPNSHGGATKMIIIGITEKESRKVWMDVIPDTRSRTIARIIDRIIPEDSIIYTDEARHYSKVRRKRIAVNHSRKEYVKPYDAFDGMSRQASTNITESAWSHLTRSITGVHHKMSPKHLQRYVKAFAGRWNIRDLDTEEQMAIIFQRMLGHSLDYETLTSDNGLPSGSGKEGAYYPERRSRYTGKFRYKKQRKKA, encoded by the coding sequence ATGATTTACCAAGAATATGTCAACAGTCCGGGACGGGCGCATCGTAAAGGAATAGGCATGGTTTCAGCCGTCAAAAAATTCGGAGACCCGGTGAAAGCCGCGGACTGGCTGGCAGACCTTCGCTGGCCCGAAGAACGGCACTGCCCCTATTGCGGGGGTCCGGAGACCAGTACCGCAACCCACAAATCCATGCCTTACTGGTGCAAGGACTGCCGGAAGTATTTTTCTCTTAAAACCGGAACACTGATGGCCTCGTCCAGAGTTCCCGTAGAGAAGTGGACATTGCTGGCCTATAATTTCATGACCAACCTCAAGTCCATTTCGGCGATGAAGATACACCGGGATCTGGAAGTCCGGGAGGCAACCGCATGGCACATGCTCCACCGCATGATGGAAGGCTTTGTCTACGACGATGTACCGGAAGAGTTTGCAACCGGAACCGAGTTTCAGGTTGACGAATGCTACATCGGAGGTTTAGAGGCAAACAAGCATAGAATTGACAGGATTCCGAACAGTCACGGGGGCGCGACAAAGATGATTATAATCGGCATCACGGAGAAGGAGTCCAGAAAAGTCTGGATGGACGTGATACCTGACACCCGCAGCCGCACCATTGCCCGGATCATAGACAGGATTATCCCTGAAGACAGCATAATCTATACGGACGAGGCCCGTCACTACTCGAAGGTCAGGCGCAAGCGTATTGCCGTCAACCATTCGCGTAAAGAATATGTGAAACCATACGATGCATTTGACGGGATGTCACGTCAGGCTTCGACCAACATCACGGAGTCTGCCTGGTCGCATCTGACAAGATCAATTACGGGAGTGCATCACAAGATGTCCCCGAAGCACCTGCAGCGCTACGTCAAGGCGTTTGCGGGACGCTGGAACATCCGCGACCTTGATACGGAAGAACAGATGGCTATCATCTTTCAACGTATGCTGGGGCATAGCCTTGATTACGAGACCCTGACATCTGACAACGGTTTGCCTTCGGGCTCAGGTAAAGAAGGCGCGTACTACCCTGAGCGCCGTAGCCGCTATACCGGCAAGTTCCGTTATAAGAAGCAAAGAAAAAAGGCTTAG
- a CDS encoding metal-dependent hydrolase yields MKKRKDTASDHPMDDFPVRPLDFDIDGLSAEDCVWSDSAPQFSVFINALGLHVPYFERYLVRTMNTVKHKVADDTLRRDMVALSGQEGHHARNFIAFNKLMARRYPKAGKLDAAAKAHFDHAARHDSEKRMVGFTAGYETFTFLAGLIILRNYDKWMADSHPVMKALWVWHQVEEVEHGAVAHDVYRALYGGHEWYRKYMVVAAGWHIAGETVKAYAHMARIEGWLKNPFGVAKYMGFCFRTLADMAWQTIPVFRKNYNPRNHPLANRQQSPVAIAWRKHDAAGGDVLAIDRTAMSRIMQLR; encoded by the coding sequence TTGAAAAAAAGAAAAGACACTGCCTCTGACCATCCGATGGATGATTTTCCGGTGCGCCCGCTCGATTTCGACATTGACGGATTGAGCGCCGAAGACTGTGTATGGAGCGACAGCGCGCCGCAATTTTCTGTCTTCATCAATGCGCTGGGCCTGCATGTGCCGTATTTTGAGCGCTATCTCGTTCGCACCATGAACACGGTGAAACACAAGGTCGCCGACGACACGCTGCGCCGCGATATGGTGGCGTTGAGCGGTCAGGAAGGCCATCACGCAAGAAATTTCATCGCCTTCAACAAACTCATGGCCAGACGCTATCCGAAAGCCGGCAAGCTGGACGCCGCCGCGAAAGCGCATTTCGACCATGCTGCCAGACATGATAGCGAAAAGCGCATGGTCGGTTTCACCGCCGGTTATGAAACCTTCACCTTTCTGGCCGGGCTGATTATCCTGCGCAATTATGACAAATGGATGGCCGACAGCCATCCGGTGATGAAAGCGCTTTGGGTTTGGCATCAGGTTGAGGAAGTCGAGCACGGCGCGGTGGCGCATGATGTGTATCGCGCGCTTTACGGCGGGCACGAATGGTACCGCAAATATATGGTTGTCGCCGCCGGCTGGCACATTGCCGGCGAGACGGTGAAAGCCTATGCCCATATGGCGCGCATCGAGGGCTGGCTGAAAAACCCGTTCGGCGTTGCAAAATATATGGGCTTTTGCTTCAGGACATTGGCCGATATGGCGTGGCAGACCATACCCGTATTCCGTAAGAACTATAATCCGCGCAATCATCCGCTGGCCAATCGTCAGCAAAGCCCGGTGGCGATTGCCTGGCGCAAACATGATGCGGCGGGCGGCGATGTACTGGCCATAGACCGCACCGCCATGAGCCGGATCATGCAACTCCGATAG
- a CDS encoding MFS transporter, protein MGKKPFFGWFVLIGVGYSLFVGAGMIFYAMSVLLETIVAATGFSVAQISLANTIFLVAGGFAGIAVGELIARYDPRWTVVSGTLLMALVFWLLPMAGTLPQIYAVYIALGIGFAMTSLVPATTLTARWFVRRRALAIALTHSGLSLGGIFLTPVLAELLAAEGLLAMRNPWTLGLMLLNAPLAILLMRPDPQAMGLTPDGDVIEPDSDHPSTRGMVLADAVRSRFFRLFAIASILAMMTQVGTIAHIFKWGLERADSDIAAITVASLAFCSLAGRLVCGVLLDRMNLFRFVLALYLLQGLAMFGMAIAEGGVFVLSMTVLFGLMVGNILMAQPLLVGAAFGMRDFPRILSVQQLVMNGGVALGPILIGLFYDFGGGYQNAFIFVGLCSLMAFGALWRAGPPEQVMAQQRLS, encoded by the coding sequence ATGGGAAAAAAGCCGTTTTTTGGCTGGTTTGTGCTGATTGGCGTTGGTTATAGCCTGTTTGTCGGGGCCGGCATGATTTTTTACGCCATGTCGGTGCTGCTGGAGACCATTGTTGCGGCGACCGGTTTTTCGGTCGCGCAAATATCTTTGGCCAATACGATATTTCTTGTCGCCGGTGGCTTTGCCGGTATCGCCGTAGGTGAACTGATTGCCCGCTATGACCCGCGTTGGACGGTGGTCAGCGGCACGCTGCTCATGGCACTGGTGTTCTGGCTGTTGCCCATGGCCGGGACGCTACCGCAAATTTATGCCGTCTATATCGCCCTCGGAATCGGTTTTGCGATGACGTCGCTGGTGCCGGCAACAACCCTGACGGCGCGCTGGTTTGTCCGCCGCCGCGCTTTGGCCATTGCACTGACCCATAGCGGGCTGTCACTGGGTGGTATTTTTCTGACCCCGGTGCTGGCCGAATTGCTGGCCGCCGAGGGGCTGCTGGCGATGCGCAATCCGTGGACGCTGGGGCTGATGCTGCTCAATGCGCCGCTGGCCATCCTGCTGATGCGACCCGACCCGCAGGCGATGGGGCTGACGCCGGATGGCGATGTCATCGAGCCGGATAGCGACCACCCGTCAACCCGGGGGATGGTGTTGGCCGACGCGGTGCGCAGCCGGTTTTTCCGGCTATTCGCCATTGCGTCCATATTGGCGATGATGACGCAGGTCGGCACGATTGCGCATATTTTTAAATGGGGACTGGAGCGGGCCGATAGCGATATCGCCGCCATCACCGTCGCCTCGCTGGCCTTTTGCTCGCTCGCCGGACGGCTGGTGTGCGGCGTGCTGCTGGACCGGATGAACCTGTTCCGCTTTGTGTTGGCGCTATATTTGCTGCAGGGCCTCGCCATGTTTGGCATGGCAATTGCTGAAGGCGGCGTATTTGTTCTGTCTATGACTGTGCTGTTTGGCCTGATGGTCGGCAATATTCTCATGGCGCAACCTTTGCTGGTCGGGGCGGCTTTCGGCATGCGCGACTTCCCGCGCATTTTGAGTGTGCAGCAACTGGTGATGAATGGCGGCGTGGCGCTCGGCCCTATCCTGATCGGGCTGTTTTATGATTTTGGCGGCGGCTATCAAAACGCCTTCATTTTTGTCGGCCTATGCAGCCTGATGGCTTTCGGCGCGCTGTGGCGGGCCGGCCCGCCGGAGCAGGTCATGGCACAACAGAGGCTTTCGTAA
- a CDS encoding PaaI family thioesterase, with the protein MTIKSVFDKLGPRPPCGELIDWTLLDYDKDEGRIEISFSPPESFANPRGFIQGGFLSAMLDETMGGVVIIATDAKFAPTTISLSVDFIRPAAMGKVFGVGKLVNLGKSIAFMEAELHGIEGKLLAKSQASARLFPLSAE; encoded by the coding sequence ATGACAATCAAATCAGTTTTTGACAAATTAGGGCCCCGTCCCCCCTGCGGTGAACTCATCGACTGGACTCTTCTGGATTATGACAAAGATGAAGGGCGGATCGAAATTTCATTTTCGCCTCCTGAAAGTTTTGCCAATCCGCGTGGTTTTATCCAAGGGGGTTTTTTGAGTGCCATGCTGGACGAAACAATGGGGGGAGTGGTGATTATCGCAACCGATGCAAAATTCGCACCAACGACGATATCCTTATCGGTAGACTTTATCCGTCCCGCAGCAATGGGGAAAGTGTTCGGGGTTGGAAAACTGGTCAATCTCGGAAAATCAATCGCTTTCATGGAGGCGGAACTGCACGGTATTGAGGGTAAATTATTGGCCAAATCACAAGCCAGTGCGAGATTGTTTCCGCTTTCAGCGGAATGA
- a CDS encoding GNAT family protein — translation MKVGDIVDNFVVPPHPKGIVLDGVSVRLEPLKADLHANDLFESYSIDEEGANWHYLSYGPFDTLQSFSTWLKEQESKDDPTFFSIFRKTDEKAVGVAAYLRINPDHGSIEVGGINYSPLLQRTKEGTEAMYLMMKWVFENGYRRYEWKCNALNLKSRSAAQRLGFSYEGVFRQMMITKSRNRDTAWFAAIDKEWEVLSPCFTKYLSDENFTDDGKPKISLSSLTQPLLYKKDDMDFS, via the coding sequence ATGAAGGTTGGAGATATAGTTGATAATTTTGTCGTTCCGCCACACCCTAAAGGCATTGTTTTAGATGGTGTAAGTGTAAGGTTGGAACCGTTAAAAGCAGACTTACACGCTAATGATCTGTTCGAATCATATTCCATTGATGAAGAGGGGGCGAATTGGCACTATCTGTCTTATGGTCCATTCGACACGCTTCAGAGTTTTTCAACGTGGTTAAAAGAACAAGAGTCAAAGGACGACCCGACATTTTTCTCCATTTTCAGAAAAACTGACGAAAAAGCAGTTGGGGTAGCGGCTTATTTACGCATAAACCCGGATCATGGTTCAATTGAAGTTGGAGGTATAAACTATTCCCCTTTGCTCCAACGCACAAAAGAGGGCACAGAAGCTATGTATCTCATGATGAAGTGGGTATTTGAAAATGGTTACAGAAGATACGAATGGAAATGTAATGCCCTCAACCTTAAAAGCAGAAGTGCCGCACAGCGTTTAGGATTTTCCTACGAGGGGGTTTTTAGACAAATGATGATAACAAAGAGCAGGAATAGAGATACTGCCTGGTTCGCCGCTATAGACAAAGAGTGGGAAGTATTAAGTCCATGCTTCACAAAGTACCTATCTGATGAAAATTTTACTGATGATGGTAAGCCAAAGATTTCACTGTCGTCGCTTACACAACCATTACTGTATAAAAAAGACGATATGGATTTTAGTTGA
- a CDS encoding TIGR00730 family Rossman fold protein, with protein sequence MIDTPIRSIAIFCGSASGSKPVYGDAATALTGVLADRNISVISGGGKVGLMGKIADACRHFGVHHTGVMSGNLIENEILSDGLDKTIRVQTMHDRKRTISELSDGFVALPGGPGTFEEILEQWTWAQLGLHKKPCGLLNVESYFDPLIKMFSQMAEQGFLSKQYLDMFIISDEPAALIEAFQSYNPPPSKWSSSYGDRSSTPQT encoded by the coding sequence TTGATAGACACACCAATAAGATCAATCGCCATTTTCTGTGGTTCTGCATCAGGCTCTAAGCCCGTCTACGGTGATGCGGCGACGGCATTAACTGGCGTGTTGGCCGACCGGAATATCTCTGTTATCTCCGGCGGAGGCAAAGTCGGCCTGATGGGTAAAATTGCAGATGCGTGCCGTCATTTTGGAGTTCACCACACAGGCGTTATGTCCGGCAATCTCATAGAAAACGAGATATTGAGTGATGGGCTTGATAAAACTATTCGCGTGCAAACGATGCATGACAGAAAGCGGACAATATCAGAATTATCAGACGGCTTTGTCGCCTTGCCGGGCGGCCCCGGTACATTTGAAGAAATACTCGAACAATGGACGTGGGCGCAACTTGGTCTGCATAAAAAACCGTGCGGCCTGTTAAACGTTGAAAGTTACTTTGATCCGCTTATCAAAATGTTTTCACAAATGGCCGAGCAGGGGTTTTTGAGTAAGCAATATCTCGACATGTTTATTATTAGCGATGAACCGGCTGCACTCATTGAGGCGTTTCAGTCCTATAACCCGCCGCCGTCCAAATGGAGTTCTTCCTATGGGGACCGCAGCTCCACACCGCAGACGTAA
- a CDS encoding GNAT family N-acetyltransferase encodes MSVIVRLAKTEDQQRCSELLNVLADATSDSHTTFKPETFERLISNERGSLVVAEENGNVLGMASVSFNFALRYDGEYCQLEELVVDQDARGKNIGGLLVEETIRLAKIRGCKEFGLYILESTRHNQTFYEKYGFIKVGEEMRQRL; translated from the coding sequence ATGAGTGTCATTGTAAGACTTGCTAAAACGGAAGATCAACAGCGGTGTTCAGAGCTGCTTAATGTTCTTGCCGATGCCACCTCCGATTCCCATACAACGTTCAAACCGGAAACTTTTGAACGGTTAATTTCCAATGAGAGAGGCAGTCTGGTCGTCGCCGAAGAAAATGGAAATGTCCTTGGGATGGCCTCTGTTTCTTTCAACTTTGCCTTGAGGTATGACGGAGAATACTGCCAATTAGAGGAACTGGTTGTTGATCAGGATGCCAGAGGAAAGAACATTGGCGGGTTGTTAGTTGAAGAAACCATCAGACTGGCAAAGATAAGAGGGTGCAAAGAGTTCGGGCTTTATATTCTCGAATCCACCAGACACAATCAAACTTTTTATGAGAAGTACGGTTTTATTAAAGTGGGTGAAGAGATGAGACAACGACTATAA